A part of Gambusia affinis linkage group LG21, SWU_Gaff_1.0, whole genome shotgun sequence genomic DNA contains:
- the ythdf3 gene encoding YTH domain-containing family protein 3: MSATTVDQRTKGQGNKVQNGSMHQKDGVNDDDFEPYLSGQTNQNNSYPPMSDPYMPSYYAPSIGFPYSLGEAAWSTAGDPPMPYLTTYGQMSNGEPHFIPDGVFSQPGALGNTPPFLGQHGFNFFPGSADFSTWGTSVSQGQSTQSSVYSNSYGYAPSSLGRAITDGQAGFGSDTQLSKVPVLNSIEQGMTGLKLGTDMVAAVTKTVGSPLGGTVGMNSTVANNLPPSVNSSAPKPATWAAIAKKPAKTQPKVRTKVNMGMVGGAAIPPPPIKHNLNIGTWDDKGSLNKPPLAQTMMPPQPLVQPPLLAQPQPLLQNPLPHQPPHQPQHQHQPFQLQSIQSPQHPQSLSHGPPHLHLPSQPGLPQHLHQQQPQQLGPPPNRWIAPRNRGEGFSLGGGVPLSASPCSGEVHPVLEKLRTVNNYNPKDFDWNLKNGRVFIIKSYSEDDIHRSIKYSIWCSTEHGNKRLDSAYRSLCNKGPLYLLFSVNGSGHFCGVAEMRSPVDYNAYAGVWSQDKWKGKFEVKWIFIKDVPNNQLRHIRLENNDNKPVTNSRDTQEVPLEKAKQVLKVIATYKHTTSIFDDFAHYEKRQEEEEALRKERSRSKQ, from the exons AGAACCAAAGGACAAGGAAATAAAG TGCAAAACGGATCCATGCATCAAAAAGATGGTGTGAATGATGATGATTTTGAGCCTTACCTAAGCGGCCAGACAAATCAG AATAACAGCTATCCACCAATGTCTGATCCTTACATGCCCAGCTACTATGCTCCATCCATTGGGTTTCCTTATTCTCTGGGAGAGGCTGCTTGGTCCACAGCTGGAGATCCACCTATGCCCTATCTTACCACCTATGGACAGATGAGCAATGGGGAGCCGCACTTTATCCCTGATGGTGTTTTCAGCCAGCCAGGAGCTCTAGGAAACACTCCTCCCTTTCTCGGGCAGCATGGCTTCAACTTCTTTCCTGGCAGTGCAGACTTTTCCACCTGGGGTACCAGTGTCTCTCAGGGTCAGTCAACTCAGAGCTCAGTCTATAGTAACAGCTATGGCTATGCTCCCAGCTCACTGGGCCGGGCAATTACAGATGGACAGGCAGGCTTTGGAAGTGACACCCAGCTCAGTAAGGTCCCAGTGCTGAACAGCATTGAGCAGGGTATGACAGGGCTAAAGTTGGGTACGGACATGGTGGCAGCTGTCACCAAAACCGTTGGCTCACCTTTAGGGGGTACAGTGGGCATGAACAGCACAGTGGCCAATAATCTCCCTCCATCTGTCAACTCGTCTGCACCTAAACCTGCCACTTGGGCAGCAATCGCCAAGAAACCGGCCAAAACCCAGCCCAAGGTCAGAACCAAAGTCAACATGGGGATGGTGGGAGGTGCTGCCATTCCCCCACCACCAATTAAGCACAATTTGAACATTGGTACCTGGGACGATAAGGGCTCTTTAAACAAACCGCCATTAGCTCAGACTATGATGCCCCCACAACCTCTGGTGCAGCCCCCACTCCTTGCTCAGCCCCAACCCTTACTGCAGAACCCCTTACCCCATCAACCTCCACACCAACCCCAGCATCAACACCAGCCTTTCCAGCTCCAGTCTATACAATCACCCCAGCACCCCCAGTCTCTGTCCCATGGCCCTCCTCACCTGCACCTCCCCTCCCAACCTGGCCTCCCACAGCACCTTCATCAACAACAACCTCAGCAGCTTGGCCCACCCCCCAATCGCTGGATTGCCCCCAGGAACCGTGGTGAGGGCTTTAGTCTGGGTGGTGGAGTTCCATTGAGTGCCTCCCCTTGCTCTGGAGAAGTGCACCCCGTGTTGGAGAAACTCCGTACCGTCAACAACTACAACCCCAAAGACTTTGACTGGAACTTGAAAAATGGACGTGTTTTCATTATCAAGAGCTACTCAGAAGATGACATCCACCGTTCAATCAAGTATTCTATCTGGTGCAGTACAGAACATGGAAACAAGCGCCTGGATAGTGCTTACCGTTCGCTATGCAACAAGGGCCCCTTGTACCTGTTGTTCAGCGTCAACGGTAGTGGGCACTTCTGCGGTGTGGCCGAAATGCGATCGCCAGTGGACTACAACGCCTATGCAGGCGTCTGGTCTCAGGACAAGTGGAAGGGCAAGTTTGAGGTGAAGTGGATTTTCATAAAGGATGTGCCCAACAACCAGCTGCGTCACATCCGGCTGGAGAACAATGACAACAAGCCAGTGACCAACTCTAGGGACACTCAGGAAGTGCCTCTGGAGAAGGCCAAACAAGTGCTTAAAGTTATTGCCACTTACAAGCATACCACCTCGATCTTTGATGACTTTGCACATTATGAGAAACGtcaggaagaagaggaggctTTGAGAAAG GAGCGCAGCAGGAGTAAGCAGTGA